One Oncorhynchus mykiss isolate Arlee chromosome 9, USDA_OmykA_1.1, whole genome shotgun sequence genomic window, tacatagtctaaccaggtgaaagctattatctcttattgatgtcacttgctaaatccacttctatcattgtagatgaaggggaggagacagattaaagaaggatttttaagccttgagacaattgagacatggattgtgtatgtgtgccattcagagtgagAATGGgcagtggtatggtagtaggtgccaggcgcaccggtttgtgtcaagaactgcaatgctgctgggtttctcactctcaacagtttcccgtgtgtatcaagagtggtccaccacccaaactgcattggagtcaacataggccagcatccctgtggaatgctttagaCACCtggtagagtccatgccctgatgtattgaggctgttctgagggcagaagAATGGGTGGGGTGCAACTCAAAGAGACCTCCACAAAGTTTGACTTTTGTTGCCTTTAGAGGAGCTCATGTCTAAATTCAGGAACCTAACTCTCCCGTAATTCACACTCTGGGTACGGGAACAATGACAAGTGAATCTGATGAGCTTTGTGTTCACATTGCCCTAAAAAAGGGAACCGAACCGAGGAATTCAAGCGAACTGAACTCGGAACCGAACTGGTGGTCTCACTTCGGTTCGCTTCGGGGGCTCTTTTGAGTAGTCAGAGTTCCTTTGGAGTGGTCACACTGCACAAAAAATTAAGAGAACTGCGCCGAGTTCACACAAATTGGCTGAAAGGGACCAAGTATGAAAATACACTAACTAAAAAATCTTTTGCATGCCAGGATGGAAAGCATTTGAGCTATGAGTAACAACAAGCTAAACAGGTTTGCACAAATGTACAAATGCTTTGTTATCGTCTCTGTACTTTCATGCGTGCATGTTTCAATCCACAGGGACCTTACTGGTAATGCTTCCTCTGTTAGGTTACCTATCAGTTTACAGTAAACTCTTATCACACCACAATAGAGGAACTCCTTATCAGGCCATTACAAGGATTTATTTCTCTTTGACTTGACTTATGGGTAGCAACTCAAAAAGGAATGAGGAAGTATCCAAGAATTACAGAAGgggaatgttttatttaactacgTACACACGGAGTCAGTCATTCATTGTTGCTGTGGTAAAGGAACTAGGAAGGACAAATCTGTTCAGGTGAGATTTTTTATAGTTCATCTGAAAGTAAAGCTTTCTATCATCAAGTAAGATGTCATTCTAATCTACAATTTCAGATTAACTGTCTCATTGAAAGGTGGGAATTATGTGTAGGCCATTGTGTGTCTGTGAGCGTGCAGTCTATGCACAGTATCAAAACGAGAAAAGCTTTTAATTCTAGATCATTGTTTTTCTTGTTAGTCTAGGAGATTGAATGGCGACTGAATCAAACTCTGGTCAAGGCATCAGGGAATATGCAGATTTTGCAACAGATACGTCTGGAGCCAGCTGCTCTGAGAACAGCCTGGAGTTCATCTGTGAGTTACGCCCAGGTAAGGGCCTCCAGGCTGGGGAGAGGCAAGAGAAAGTCCTGGTAGTGGCGAGGCTACCAGCACAATGCAGTGTACATCAGCTACGTCTTCGTATCTGCATGCAAACTCAAGAGCTGAACTGCCATCCCGATCCATTAAGCCTGTTGGACCCTGAAAAGTTCATACTGCTTTACCCCAAGGGAGAGGACTGGTATGAGATCTTTGACGACTGCCAGGTTCTCCGGACTCTGGATGTACCATGGTCACGTGACTCCCGGGGACGGCAGGTAGCTTGCATAGTGGTGTCGCCTCAGCCAgatgacacagaggagaggcAGAGCCACCACCGTACCCTGGTCAACCTGATTGGCCATGACCTGGATACAGTAGCAGCAAATAGGCTCGGCGAGCTCAGCTTCACACGCAGGAAGCTGGCTTCTCCACGCCAGGAAGAGCTAAGAAGGCGGGATGCCAGGGCCTATGCAACAGAGCCATGGACCACCTCAGCCCCCTTCCCAAAAGTCCAGGAGGAACAGCTCAGCCGAAAGATATCAGTCACCATGCATCACAATGACGTGTGCTTCAGTGTAAAGGTGGATTTTAATATAACACCTGAAGGTCTCATAAAGGTCTTCCGAGAAATCATGGTAGACCATGCTCTGGAATGTGAGTCTGGTGACATGGTTCTCAAGGTCTGTGGCAGGGAGGAGTTCCTCTCTGGAGACTTCCCTTTCTCTGACTCCCTGTGGGTACGGCAGTGTCTGAAGTCCATGCAGGCGCTTCATCTGTCTGTGGTCCCCATGGCGCAGCTTGATGAGGACACTGTGAGGGCTGAAGACTGGCCCCTTGTGGACAGCTTCACTGGGCTTTCCAGCTCCCATGAGGAGCTGGCCCTGGAGGGAAAGGATGTGGACGACATCCTCATGATTTCACTCTGGGACTGCAACCGCAAGTTCAGAGTGAAGCTCCTGGGCTTCGACATACCCCAACCCCCTGGCAAGCCTCCTCAGTTCATCCACGTGGAGGCCTCTATCCTCTACGGGAGCAAGGTGGTAACCTCTGTTTGTTCCACACCCAAGGCCtttgctgatgaagttctgtggaACGAGTGGTTGGAGTTTGATATCCTCCTCAGGGATCTTCCCCGTGGAGCTAAGCTGGGCCTGACCATCAATGCTTGCACCCATGATAGCGCCGCAACAAAGGAATTCAAATCCCCAGCCTCTGGTCTTAAAGCTCCAGACTACCAGAGAGGGAAGGGAAAGCTGCTGTACTTTGTGAATCTCCTTCTGATAGACCACAGGTCCGTCCTCAGCCAAGGGCCACACACCCTTCACATGTGGGCCTATCCCGAGCTGGAGGAAGAGGCTTTTACCTATAAGGCGGATAAGCTTTCCTCTGCCACCAACCCAGACGTGGCAGAATCCATGGCTATCACCTTCCTCCTGGACCGCTACAGTTTCCCTGTGGTTCTCCCTCACAGCACAACCTCCCCTGGATCCTGCTCCCCTCTTGGTCAGTCTTTCCCCTCATCCTCACCCAACTCCAGCTTATCTGATAAAAGCCTGTCTCCCATCGCGAGCGACACGTTTGCCAGATCCTCCTCGTCCCCAGTGACCACAGACAGGGCCCGTCTGAGAAGGTTCAGGGAGGAGAGTGTCCAGTATGCCTCTAACCTCCCCCAGTTCCTGCGCAGCGTAGACTGGCTAAGACCCAGCTCTGTGCAGGATGTCCACTGGCTGCTGAGTCACTGGGAACCCCCAGACCTGGATGTCTCCGTGGCCCTGGAGCTGCTCAGTGTGGACTTTGCTGATGAGAGGGTCAGGAAGCTGGCTGTCCAGAGACTGGAGAGCTTGTCTAATGATGAGATGCTGAAATATCTGCTGCAGCTGGTGCAGGTACGTTGAATAGGGGACAAATATGTAATAGATGGAATCAAATGATTGATTTGTCCTTCTGTACATTGAAAAAAAAGCGATTTGAAATAAGTCTTTAATTATCGGATATCTATGGATAACATGTTATTTTACAGCCTGGTTATTACCTGGCATTTCTTAGAACTGGACAATTGTATTGTAAGCAAACATTTCTCTGTTAAGTCTACATCCATTGTATTTGGTGCACGTAGCATAACATTTTGTTTGGTAGAATACAAAGGAGTAACAATTGTTACCAAGAAGTCACTCATTCATGTTGCTCAGCAAACATTGACATAGTTTTCACTGTGCACACTGGGATGTTTGTTTACAGTATTGTGTTATTATTTCTCTCTTTTCATAGACTCTCAAAGTGGAGCCTTACCATGACAGCTTCCTGGCTAGATTCCTCATCCAAAGGGCTCTCAGAGTATGTGACATGTGTGTGTGAACTTCTATGTTTTAGTTTCCAAGGAATTTATTGACTGTGATTTATTGGGGTCACGGGAGTGAACCTGTACCCTGCTATGCTTGTAATgcataaataacatacattatCTATAGTAAGATATACTTCAATTAACTTTCCTCTGGCGTACAGAGCAAGAGGATTGGCCACTTCTTCTTCTGGTACCTGCGCAGTGAGGTGGAGGGCTGCCCGTTCTTCCGTCAGCGTATGGCTGTGGTGCTAGAGGCCTACCTGCTGGGCTGTGGCCAGGCCATGCTGAGCAGTTTCATCAACCAGGTGCAGGCTGTGGAGGCACTACATGAGGTGGCCAGTGTGGTCAAGAGACTCTACCCTGACAAGACGGACCTCCCATCCACAGGTGGGGTTCTGGCCTGGCTCCACTGGGATGTAGAACATAGAACATGTCATAGAATATAAATAGAAcaaattccattgggtcagagtGGAATAAATATATTGCTGTGAACATTGGAATGTTCATACACTTGCCTTTGGAGTGTTATAAAATCAAATTTGATCGAATCATATAAAGCTGGTAACAGATTGTTTGTTCCCCAGCTGCCCAGAAGCTTCAGGAGCTCCTGAGGACATGTAATCTCCCATCAGACTTCCAAGTGCCCTTTGACCCACGCATCAGAGCAGGCAGAATCCTGGTAAGGTTAATTCAGTTTCTGTATGGCAGGAAGGGACATTTTAGCCAGAATGTGTTGTTGCTGTCAGGGTCACAAAAACAACTTACTGTGATTCTAACCCCCCATGTATTTTACACTCTAACTTCAATGAGTTCTCAGGTGAAATTGAACTTGATGTACCAGGAAGTTTGAAACAGGTTGAGTGGGTGTggagcttatattcatgagctcgcattgactgacagctctttgaaacgcCTATGTCAAGAAACTTGGATATAGTGTAGTGAGTAATGTTGCAGTAAAATTATGTCATTCAAATTTGGTTATTAACAAATAaactcaaacaacattgaaattgcatcaattgtgtaaaaaaatgtatacagtgccttgcgaaagtattcggcccccttgaactttgcgaccttttgccagatttcaggcttcaaacataaagatataaaactgtatttttttgtgaagaatcaacaacaagtgggacacaatcatgaagtggaacgacatttattggatatttcaaacttttttaacaaatcaaaaactgaaaaattgggcgtgcaaaattattcagcccctttactttcagtgcagcaaactctctccagaagttcagtgaggatctctgaatgatccaatgttgacctaaatgactaatgatgataaatacaatccacctgtgtgtaatcaagtctccgtataaatgcacctgcactgtgatagtctcagaggtccgttaaaagcgcagagagcatcatgaagaacagggaacacaccaggcaggtccgagatactgttgtgaagaagtttaaagccggatttggatacaaaaatatttcccaagctttaaacatcccaaggagcactgtgcaagcgataatattgaaatggaaggagtatcagaccactgcaaatctaccaagaccgtccctctaaactttcagctcatacaaggagaagactgatcagagatgcagccaagaggcccatgatcactctggatgaactgcagagatctacagctgaggtgggagactctgtccataggacaacaatcagtcgtatattgcacaaatctggcctttatggaagagtggcaagaagaaagccatttcttaaagatatccataaaaagtgtcttttaaagtttgccacaagccacctgggagacacaccaaacatgtggaaga contains:
- the si:rp71-17i16.5 gene encoding phosphatidylinositol 4,5-bisphosphate 3-kinase catalytic subunit gamma isoform, with the translated sequence MATESNSGQGIREYADFATDTSGASCSENSLEFICELRPGKGLQAGERQEKVLVVARLPAQCSVHQLRLRICMQTQELNCHPDPLSLLDPEKFILLYPKGEDWYEIFDDCQVLRTLDVPWSRDSRGRQVACIVVSPQPDDTEERQSHHRTLVNLIGHDLDTVAANRLGELSFTRRKLASPRQEELRRRDARAYATEPWTTSAPFPKVQEEQLSRKISVTMHHNDVCFSVKVDFNITPEGLIKVFREIMVDHALECESGDMVLKVCGREEFLSGDFPFSDSLWVRQCLKSMQALHLSVVPMAQLDEDTVRAEDWPLVDSFTGLSSSHEELALEGKDVDDILMISLWDCNRKFRVKLLGFDIPQPPGKPPQFIHVEASILYGSKVVTSVCSTPKAFADEVLWNEWLEFDILLRDLPRGAKLGLTINACTHDSAATKEFKSPASGLKAPDYQRGKGKLLYFVNLLLIDHRSVLSQGPHTLHMWAYPELEEEAFTYKADKLSSATNPDVAESMAITFLLDRYSFPVVLPHSTTSPGSCSPLGQSFPSSSPNSSLSDKSLSPIASDTFARSSSSPVTTDRARLRRFREESVQYASNLPQFLRSVDWLRPSSVQDVHWLLSHWEPPDLDVSVALELLSVDFADERVRKLAVQRLESLSNDEMLKYLLQLVQTLKVEPYHDSFLARFLIQRALRSKRIGHFFFWYLRSEVEGCPFFRQRMAVVLEAYLLGCGQAMLSSFINQVQAVEALHEVASVVKRLYPDKTDLPSTAAQKLQELLRTCNLPSDFQVPFDPRIRAGRILLDRCKVMASKKKPLWLEFSSMDSPCPSGPPVGIIFKQGDDLRQDMLVIQTLVVMDSIWQEKSLDLNLVPYGCISTGYNIGMIEIVRDAVTIAALQRIQGGTTGAFKNDALFEWLRGKCPLQEIHYQAMERFVNSCAGYCVATYVMGIGDRHNDNIMITDQGNLFHIDFGHILGNTKRFLGVSRERVPFVLTPDFLYVMGRIKGQPSLYFQKFRDTCTQAYLSLRSHSRLLVTLFSLMLLTGIPELSAAEDMRYLRDALQDDKGEDNARDHFHQQIAKCEELGWTVQANWWIHMLAGIK